The genomic segment GTTTGCCCGCTTTAGTCACCGTCACGGCTTGAACCACCCGCTCGGACGCCACAAACTCCCCCGGAAACACCACATAGGGCTGCCACTGTGGATCGGCCAGCAGCGCCAGCAAAGCGGGGTCGACTTCGGTGCGGGCCCAGCCAAAAGCAAAAGTGTCGGTCACCACATCGGCAATCAACCAGCCGGTGTTGCTGGGCTTGAGCGGCTCGATGTCCGCCATCAGCAAACACATCCCTGCTTGCGTCGGCACCACGGGCTGCAGTGCACACAGGCAATGGCTGGGCACCAAGCGACAGCCAGCGCAGCGTTCGCCTTTGATGCCCCCTCGCGCCAAAAAAGGCTTGGCACTGCGGGCCAAGCGACTGGCGCGCAAACGCGATACGGCGTGTGGAATTTTTTCCAGCAAAGCCCGAGACGACATCATGCGCTGCTGCAAGACTTAGACCGCTGCGGCCATTCGCACGCGTCGGGCCGCTTCTTCGTCCCGCGCATCGTCGATTTCACGCAACACAGATTGCATGTCCACATCGGCCGTCGCGCGCTCAAAGCGGCCCGTGAGCGGTGTCGCGTTGCTCAGCAGCCCGGCTTGGTACAGACTCCAGATTTCGGGGCCGTAGTCGGTCTGGCGCAACGCAGGCGCAAATTGCCCAAAGAAGTCGCGCAAATTGCCCACGTCGCGCAGCAGCATGCGCTGGGCATGGTTGTTGCCAGCAGCATCCACCGCTTGGGGCAGGTCGATGATGACCGGCTCGTCCACCCCGGGCAAATCGCACTCGCCAGGGATGTGCGCCAGCAAAATATTGAACTCCGACAAGTCGCCATGCACCACGCCCGCGCACAGCATGCGCACCACCTCGGCAATCAGGGTGGTGTGGTGCTGCAGGGCTTGTTCGGGGGTGAAGGCCACATCGTTCAGCCGCGGGGCCGCGTCGCCATGGGCGTCGGTCACCAGCTCCATGAGCAGAACGCCTTCGAAGAAGTTGAAGGGTTTGGGCACGCGTACGCCCGCTGCGGCCAGGCGGTAAAGCGCATCCACCTCGGCACTTTGCCAAGCGGCTTCTTGTTCCTGACGGCCAAACTTGCTGCCCTTGGCCATGGCACGGGCCGATCGCGAGTTTTTGACCTTGCGGTTCTCGGTGTAGTCCACCGCCTGGCGAAAACTGCGGTGGGTGGCTTCTTTGTAAATTTTGGCGCAACGGGTTTCGTCCCCGCAACGGACCACAAACACCATGGCCTCTTTGCCACTCATGAGCTGGCGCACCACCGTGTCGATCAAGCCCTCATCGACCAAGGTTTGCAGTCGGGGCGGCGCCTTCATCCAGGGCGATGCACGACGCAGATTTTGTGACCGTCCGGATCACGCAAATAAGCCAAAAACAGCTTGCCAGAAGGGCCCTCGCGCCAGCCAGGTGGGTTTTCGCAGGTCACGCCACCATGGGCCAGACCTGCGGCGTGAAAGGCTTCGGCCTGCTCCGTCGAAATGGCTTTGAAGCCGTACGTGGTTCCGTTGCCTACGGTGGCGGCTTCGCCGTTGATGGGCGTGGTGATGCCAAACGAGCCGGTAGGGCTGCGGTAAAAATAACGCTGGTTGTTGGCCACACCCGCAGCGATGCCCACGGTGCCCAAAACGGCATCGTAAAACTTTCTGGAGGCTTCGAGGTCTTTGACCCCGACCATGACGTGACTGAACATTGCTTTCTCCTTGGATTCCCGTTGTCGGGCGATTGAACTTGGCCTATCGTACTTGATACAAACGCGCGGGCTGCCCAGCCCTTTGCAAGTCCTGCGCGAGTTTGGCTGGCAATGTATATATCCAGCATAGAACCGTAAAAAGAGCATGCCCAGGGGCCAAAAGCCCCCAGCTTGTGGCAGCATGACGGGCTTCACACTTCGGTGTCCAACCAGACTGCTAAGACGAGCCCATGACCCCATCCAACATCCTTTCTTTTGGCCTGAAAGGCCGCGTTGTCATCGTTACAGGCGCTGCCAATGGCATTGGCGAGGCCTGTGCGCGGCGCTTTGCCTCCGAAGGGGCGCATGTGGTGTTGGCCGACGTGAACAGCGCGCGCGGCGCCACCGTGGCCGCTGAGCTGAGCGCACAAGGCCACAGCGCCAGCTTCAAGGTTTGCGATGTCTCGCGCAAAACCGATGTCGACGCGCTGGTGACCCATGTGCTGCAGGCCTTTGGCCGCCTGGATGTGCTGGTCAACAACGCCGGCATCTTCAAGGCCGCTGATTTCTTGGATGTGACGGAGGAAGACTTCGACGCCGTCATCAACGTGAACATCAAGGGTTCTTTTTTGATGGGCCAAGCGGCCGCCCGCGCCATGAAAAGCACTGGCGGGGGGTCCATTGTCAACATGAGTTCGGTGAATGGGGTGATGGCCATCCCCAACATCGCCAGCTACAACGTGAGCAAAGGCGGCATCAACCAACTGACGCGGGCCATGTCTTTGGCTTTGGCCGACTTCGGCATCCGCGTGAACGCGGTGGCGCCCGGCACGATTGCCACCGAACTGGCCCGCCAGGCCGTGCTCACCAGCGAGGCGGCCGAAAAGAAAATCATGATGCGCACGCCCATGAAGCGTTTGGGCGAGCCCGACGAAGTCGCCAAGGTGGTTGCGTTTTTGGCCAGCGATGCGGCAAGCTACATCACCGGTGAAATCGTCACCGTGGACGGCGGTCGCATGGCGCTCAACTACACCGTGCCTGTTTGAAGAAAACCCATTTTTGTGAACCCATCCACCTCACAACTCGACACTTGGTTGGCGCAAGAGCAAGTGGTTCGGCAACGTCTGGATGCAGGCGCTGGCCCAGGTGTGGCCCGGCCAGATCAGGTTGCCGGCAAAACCGGTCTGGAGGTCATGCAAGGCCTGCTCAGCGGAGAACTGCCTTACGCCAGCATCGCCAAAACCCTGGATTTTGTGCTGATCGAGGTCAGCGCAGGCCAGGCCATTTTTCAAGGCGCCCCAGGTTCGAACCACATGAACCCGCTGGGCACCGTGCACGGCGGCTGGTTTGCCACCTTGCTCGACTCGGCCCTGGGCTGCGCTGTGCACACCATGATGCCGCCTGGCCGGGGTTACACCACGGCCGACCTGAGCGTGAAACTGGTCAAGGCCCTCACCCCCAAGGTGCAGCGTGTGCGCGCCATTGGCCAAGTGGTGCACTGTGGTCGCCAATTGGCCACCGCCGAAGCCCGACTGGTCGGGCCCGACGGCACCCTGTACGCCCATGCCAGCACCGCTTGCCTGGTTTTCGACATGCCCTCTACCACTGGAAACAAACCATGAGACTTCTCCACACCATGCTCCGCGTAGGCAACCTGCAACGCGCCATCGACTTCTACACCCAAGTGCTGGGCATGACGCTGCAACGCACTTCGGAAAACCCCGAGAACAAATACTCGCTGGCCTTTGTTGGCTATGGCAGCAACCCGGACCATGCCGAAATCGAACTGACCTACAACTGGGGCGTGGAGAGCTACGACATGGGCACGGCTTACGGCCACATTGCGCTGGGTGTGCCCGATGCCTATGCCGCTTGCGACAAGATCAAGGCCGCGGGCGGCAACGTAACGCGCGAGGCCGGTCCGGTCAAAGGGGGCACCACCGTGATCGCCTTTGTGACCGACCCCGATGGTTACAAGATCGAGTTGATTCAGCGGGCCGAATACGCCCAGCTGTAAGTCCTTCGCATTCGCAGACACCCACCATGACCTCACTGACTGGTCAACGCATTCTGGTGACCCAGGCCCAAGATTTCATGGGCCCGGCCCTGTGCCACGAGCTGCGTGCCTGCGGCGCCGAAGTGATCGCCGACGAGCGACTGCTCACCCATCCGCTGGACGCGCAGGCCGTGATCGAGGCAGCCGGCCCGCTCGATGCGCTGGTGATCAACCTGGCACTGCCAGCGCCGTCCACACCCGTCACGCTCATTGACGAAGCCGAGTGGCGGCAGGTGTTTGAGGTCATGGTCGACCCCCTGCCCCGCCTGGTGCGGGCGGTGGTGCCTGGCATGAAGGCACGCGGCGGCGGCAAAATCGTGGTGATGGGCAGCGCTTCGGCACTGCGCGGCATGAAGCGCGCTGCCAGTTATAGCGCGGCACGCGGTGCGCAATTGGCCTATGTGCAGGCTGCGGGCGTGGAACTGGCGCCGGACAACATCCAGCTCAATGCCGTGGCACAAAATTTTGTCGACAACCCCACCTACTTCCCGCCCGAGGTGCAGGCCAATCCCCGCTTTCAGGAACGCCTGAAACGCGAGGTGCCGCTGGGCCGGCTGGTCAAGGCCGAAGAAGACGCCCGCTTTGTGGCCTACCTGTGCAGCGACGCGGCCAGTTGCTTTGTCGGCCAGGTGTTCCCGATGTCGGGCGGCTGGGCCGTGCGCTGATCAGCGCGGCAAGCGACTGGCTTCACGCGCCAGTGCCTCGATGCGCGCCCAGTCGCCCTGGGCCATTGCGTCGGGAGGCACCAACCAAGAGCCGCCCACGCAAGCCACATTGGACAAGCTCAGCAGGTCATGGGCGTTTTGTGGCGTGACGCCGCCTGTGGGGCAAAACTTCACATCAAAAAACGGACCGCTCCAAGCCTTGAGCATGGCCGGGCCGCCTGCTTGCATGGCGGGAAAGAACTTGAGTTCGGTGTAGCCGTCTTCTTGCGCCATCATGATTTCGCTGCCGGTGGCCACACCTGGCAACAGCGACAAACCCTGGTCTCGGCAGGCCTGCCCCACCGCACGGGTGTAGCCGGGGCTGACCGCAAAACGGGCACCAGCTTTGGCCGCCGCAGCCGCGTCGGCCGGGCTGCGCACGGTGCCAGCCCCCACCACAGCACCGGGCACTTCTTGGGCGATGGCCTCCATGCAGGCCAGCGCCTGTGGGGTGCGCAGCGTGACTTCGAGCATGCGGATGCCGCCGGCCACCAGCGCCCGGGCCATGGGCACAGCGTGGGCCACATCGTTCAACACGATCACGGGGATCACGGGTGCGTCCTGCATGACTTGCAGGGCAGTCAATTTTCCACTCAGACTCACAGCCATGTGCAGGCTCCTTCTTCGGCTTTGAGCGCATTGCGGCGCAGGTTGGCAAACAGTTCACGGCCCATGCCCACGCCGTTGGCGGCACGCAATGCGTCAGGCATCGGGGTCAGTGGGCGTGCGGCCCATTCGGCCTCGCTCACCCGCACGTGCAGGGTGCCAGCCACGCCATCGAGGCGAATCACATCGCCGTCTTGCACCTTGGCCAGCGGTCCACCGGCAGCGGCTTCGGGCGAGACATGGATGGCCGCAGGCACTTTGCCTGAGGCGCCACTCATGCGGCCGTCGGTGACCAGCGCCACCTTGAAGCCCTTGCCTTGCAGCACGGCCAGTGGCGGCGTGAGTTTGTGCAACTCGGGCATGCCATTGGCTTGCGGGCCTTGCCAGCGCACCACACACACCACATCACGGTCGAGTTCGCCTGCCTTGAACGCCGCTTGCAATTCGTCCTGAGAATTGAACACGCGGGCCGGGGCTTCCAGGGTGTGCAGTTCTTCTGGCACAGAAGAGATTTTGATCACACTGCGGCCCAAATTGCCTTGCAGCAATTTCAGACCACCCGAGGCACTGAACGGACTGCTGGCCGGGCGCACCACGGTGTCGTCTTGGCTGGCTCCGGCCTCATGCCAGACCAATTGGCCGTTTGAGGCGGATGGAATGCGGGTGAATTCACGCAGTCCGCCGGGACGCACGGTGCACACATCGGCGTGCATCAGGCCCGCATCGAGCAACTCGCGAATCACATAGCCCGGGCCGCCTGCGGCCTGGAACTGGTTCACGTCGGCGCTGCCGTTGGGGTACACGCGGGTGAGCAGCGGCACGACTTCCGACAGGGCCGAGAAATCGTCCCAATCGATCACGATGCCCGCCGCACGCGCCACCGCCACCCAGTGGATCAGGTGGTTGGTCGAACCACCCGTGGCCAGCAAGGCCACCATCGCGTTGACGATGCAGCGCTCGTCCACCAATCGGCCAATGGGCGTGAAATTTTTGTCCTTGACCAGCGCCAGCACGGTGCGTGCGGCTTCGCGGGTCAACTCGGCCCGCACACCTTCGCCCGGGTTGATGAAAGCGGTGCCTGGGACATGCAGGCCCATGGCCTCGAGCAACATCTGGTTGCTGTTGGCGGTGCCGTAAAAAGTACAGGTGCCCTCGCCATGGTAAGCGGCCGATTCGGCGGCGAGCAAGTCCGGGCGGCCCACCAGCCCTTGCGCAGCTTGCTCGCGCACTTTGGATTTTTCGTTGTTGGA from the Limnohabitans sp. 2KL-27 genome contains:
- a CDS encoding tRNA-uridine aminocarboxypropyltransferase gives rise to the protein MMSSRALLEKIPHAVSRLRASRLARSAKPFLARGGIKGERCAGCRLVPSHCLCALQPVVPTQAGMCLLMADIEPLKPSNTGWLIADVVTDTFAFGWARTEVDPALLALLADPQWQPYVVFPGEFVASERVVQAVTVTKAGKRPLFILLDATWPEARKMFRKSPYLNALPVLSLNPEQVSNYQLRRSRRDDHFCTSEVASLCLDLAGETHAAHALQAWLEVYTHHYLQAKHQLPPDLQGMAHAKLGAVNMT
- a CDS encoding PA4780 family RIO1-like protein kinase: MKAPPRLQTLVDEGLIDTVVRQLMSGKEAMVFVVRCGDETRCAKIYKEATHRSFRQAVDYTENRKVKNSRSARAMAKGSKFGRQEQEAAWQSAEVDALYRLAAAGVRVPKPFNFFEGVLLMELVTDAHGDAAPRLNDVAFTPEQALQHHTTLIAEVVRMLCAGVVHGDLSEFNILLAHIPGECDLPGVDEPVIIDLPQAVDAAGNNHAQRMLLRDVGNLRDFFGQFAPALRQTDYGPEIWSLYQAGLLSNATPLTGRFERATADVDMQSVLREIDDARDEEAARRVRMAAAV
- a CDS encoding VOC family protein, giving the protein MFSHVMVGVKDLEASRKFYDAVLGTVGIAAGVANNQRYFYRSPTGSFGITTPINGEAATVGNGTTYGFKAISTEQAEAFHAAGLAHGGVTCENPPGWREGPSGKLFLAYLRDPDGHKICVVHRPG
- a CDS encoding SDR family NAD(P)-dependent oxidoreductase; protein product: MTPSNILSFGLKGRVVIVTGAANGIGEACARRFASEGAHVVLADVNSARGATVAAELSAQGHSASFKVCDVSRKTDVDALVTHVLQAFGRLDVLVNNAGIFKAADFLDVTEEDFDAVINVNIKGSFLMGQAAARAMKSTGGGSIVNMSSVNGVMAIPNIASYNVSKGGINQLTRAMSLALADFGIRVNAVAPGTIATELARQAVLTSEAAEKKIMMRTPMKRLGEPDEVAKVVAFLASDAASYITGEIVTVDGGRMALNYTVPV
- a CDS encoding PaaI family thioesterase produces the protein MNPSTSQLDTWLAQEQVVRQRLDAGAGPGVARPDQVAGKTGLEVMQGLLSGELPYASIAKTLDFVLIEVSAGQAIFQGAPGSNHMNPLGTVHGGWFATLLDSALGCAVHTMMPPGRGYTTADLSVKLVKALTPKVQRVRAIGQVVHCGRQLATAEARLVGPDGTLYAHASTACLVFDMPSTTGNKP
- the gloA gene encoding lactoylglutathione lyase, which codes for MRLLHTMLRVGNLQRAIDFYTQVLGMTLQRTSENPENKYSLAFVGYGSNPDHAEIELTYNWGVESYDMGTAYGHIALGVPDAYAACDKIKAAGGNVTREAGPVKGGTTVIAFVTDPDGYKIELIQRAEYAQL
- a CDS encoding SDR family oxidoreductase; this encodes MTSLTGQRILVTQAQDFMGPALCHELRACGAEVIADERLLTHPLDAQAVIEAAGPLDALVINLALPAPSTPVTLIDEAEWRQVFEVMVDPLPRLVRAVVPGMKARGGGKIVVMGSASALRGMKRAASYSAARGAQLAYVQAAGVELAPDNIQLNAVAQNFVDNPTYFPPEVQANPRFQERLKREVPLGRLVKAEEDARFVAYLCSDAASCFVGQVFPMSGGWAVR
- the eda gene encoding bifunctional 4-hydroxy-2-oxoglutarate aldolase/2-dehydro-3-deoxy-phosphogluconate aldolase; the encoded protein is MAVSLSGKLTALQVMQDAPVIPVIVLNDVAHAVPMARALVAGGIRMLEVTLRTPQALACMEAIAQEVPGAVVGAGTVRSPADAAAAAKAGARFAVSPGYTRAVGQACRDQGLSLLPGVATGSEIMMAQEDGYTELKFFPAMQAGGPAMLKAWSGPFFDVKFCPTGGVTPQNAHDLLSLSNVACVGGSWLVPPDAMAQGDWARIEALAREASRLPR
- the edd gene encoding phosphogluconate dehydratase, giving the protein MTLHPILATVTARITERSRATRQAYLQVVDAAASQDPGAQRLGCANVAHAFAAMPEGDKARATALDKIKVVAPRAPNIGIVNAYNDLLSAHAPLQHYPDLIKDEARKLGATAQVAGGVPAMCDGVTQGTPGMELSLFSRDVIAMATAVSLSHDVFDAALMLGVCDKIVPGLLIGALQFGHLPTVFVPAGPMTSGLSNNEKSKVREQAAQGLVGRPDLLAAESAAYHGEGTCTFYGTANSNQMLLEAMGLHVPGTAFINPGEGVRAELTREAARTVLALVKDKNFTPIGRLVDERCIVNAMVALLATGGSTNHLIHWVAVARAAGIVIDWDDFSALSEVVPLLTRVYPNGSADVNQFQAAGGPGYVIRELLDAGLMHADVCTVRPGGLREFTRIPSASNGQLVWHEAGASQDDTVVRPASSPFSASGGLKLLQGNLGRSVIKISSVPEELHTLEAPARVFNSQDELQAAFKAGELDRDVVCVVRWQGPQANGMPELHKLTPPLAVLQGKGFKVALVTDGRMSGASGKVPAAIHVSPEAAAGGPLAKVQDGDVIRLDGVAGTLHVRVSEAEWAARPLTPMPDALRAANGVGMGRELFANLRRNALKAEEGACTWL